agcttcctcttctctttccttcctcagctccCTGTAGCCCCAGCTCCTGCTGGATGGGCTACCAACCTCCTGACACCTTCATCCTAGCCTTTCTGTCTGATTCTACTTTATACCATAGGCATGCCCCAAAAGAAAACTGTGCACCATACTTTTTTTTGGCTATTTGTCCCAAGGGCTAACCTAACAGAATCCATAAAATACAGGACAGTTAATTTTGAGTCTAGGGTAAACAATACCTTTAGTGTAAGTACATCCTGTAAACATTGTATAAAGGGTACTAAAAAGTGTTGTTTCTGTATTTGACTGGTTAGATCTGGCAATCTACACCCACCAGGCACATTCCTGGTCTCTCCTGCAACAAGGAATGGTCAGGACTAAAATCAACCAATGGGACATGAGTATACGTCCACCTCCATTGCTCAGGAAGAACCCAGAACAGAATCCTGGTTGGTGCAACCCACCTGAACAGTGCTCAGGCTGAAGAGCCACCAAAGGTCTCAGCACTCCCCCAAcaatgctcccccacccccatgatttAACTCTTTGTGGGACATGGGGCTAATCAAGGAACAGGCAGGTACTAAGGTCCTTGCCTTAGACACAACCCAGACAGGCCATGGTTGTGTCTAAGGCAAGGCAGGTACTAAAACCTCAGCCCCTGATGTTCTCCTGAAAGGGCTTCCaatagtgtgtgcacatgccctaTCTTGATTTAAGGGGGGAAACTTTTAATTTCACTTGCACAAACTTTCCAATAAAAGGAGAGAGCCCCCTCACTTTGTCTGAGGTTTGCCTGCTAGGCATctaacacacatgtgcaaacataaAAGGGACCACTAACTCCCATTCAGAGGTCAAGGTGCCCAGGAGCCAAGCCTAGGGCTGCAGATAGAACCATGCATACTGCTCTCCCTCCTGGAAGGTTTGCCCACTGCCTGCTGCTCCCTGGTGTTCCCTCCTGCAGAAGCCCCAGGTTAGGGTTCCAGAGCTCGGCCTCCACAAAGCCATGCCCACTCCAGTACAGAGAGGCCTTAGGGAACTCAGAGGGGACAGGCCAGTATCACGACCCCCTGACCCCCAAACAAGAGCATGCTGGCTGAGGCAGGTCTGAGATGGCCAATTCACTTCCCTGTCAGCAGCAAGTGTTTGCATGGACAGGCAAATGCGCCTCGGCAAGGTGCTTCTATGGGACAAACAGCTTCCTCTCACCTGTAACAGAGAAACCAAGACCTAGAGAggactctaacagggccacatgggggaggaggggtcTCTGGTGGCCAGAGTAAAACACAGGACACAGGCATTGCTAGCAGGCGTTTATTGACAGGGAACATCACTGGCAATGATCTTCAGCGTCCAGCTGGCCAGCAGGCACACAGAGCCCGGCGCTCAGCCTGCAGCAGGAGGGTCTCCGTCTGCAAAGGAACCAgaggcagcagaaagacaggtcagagctcttaactggaCACCTTCCCAGGCCTTCCTGGTTCCTTCACTTTCATCTGGGTACCCTGCGGGGACTTCCGGGCCTCCTCATCTTGCCTCTCTGTGCCCTTAGGTGCCTTATCACCTCCATTCCCTTCAGAGCAGCTCCCATTGCTGGAGTCCCTCCTCACACTCATCCCTACGCCAGAACAACCACTCCAGCCATCTTTCAACTCACATCTATACTCAATGCATCATGGACTCTCACCCCACAACCCACAAAACAAGTGGATGCCTGCTCACTGGGAAGCGGAGAGAGACACCACTGTGTGGAGTACCCTTCTGACTGTCCCAAAGGGGCTGGGTCTAGATGggatctttccttcctcctgcttccagcAATTCTCTTTACAAGAAGGTCAACTCCCTGGGCTACACCCCAGGGATTGAGAGATCCAAGTTCACCCAACCTGTGAGGACTTAAGACTCCAGGACAAACACCCAGATCTCTTGGTCCAACTTAGCTTTCCGTTTCTCTCACACCATAGCCTCTGTgccccagcctcagtttcttaTTCTGGGCTCATCGCTCACTGGAAATCCTggtttaagaatatatatattcctggaGTACACAAGTCACAGGACACAATGCCCTGACACCTTGGCGCAGGGCATGGGGCGTTTTCAGGTGAGACCTAGGCCCAGATCCCTAAAGTGGCTACATCTTGGGGTGCCTACCGGTCAAATCCAGACCTCCCTGACCTTGTGTACTTACCCGTGCGTCCAGGCTGTAGGCGGTTTTCCGTAGGTCCTGAAGGGCGCGCTGCATGAATTCAAATGCGTGACAGTCCACGCACGGACGGCCTGAGGGGACGCGAATCAGCGTCACGTGAGGGTGGACAGGCTGAGCCCCTGCCAGGGCGTTCCGGTCCCTGTCCCCCGCCCTCCAGTTCCCACCTAAGAAGTGACCGCGTAGGAAACAAAGACGCCTCCCGCACGCCCCCTCCGCAGGCACCTACTTTGCGCGGGGACAGCGCTCCCGGCGGCGGGCTCAGCGCGGGCGCCTAGCAGCGCCaggctcagcagcagcagcagcagcaaagtcGGCGGCGACAGCAAGGACCTGGGCGCGGGGGCCATGGCAGAGGGAGCCCAGGCCGCCCTGCAGCGAGTAGCGGTCAGCGGCGCTGCGCACCTGGCTGCACCCCGGTCCACTGGTGATGCCCCGACCACGCCCACCCACAGCCCGCCACCCACAGCCCAGCCCTACTCACGTATCCCGCGAGCTCAGGTGCGCTTAGCCCAGTCCCACCCTGCCGGGGCCCCCGCGGACACCACCCCACCCTTACCGCGGTTCACAGAACCGCGAACAGCAGCGCGGGCGACTCGGGAAAGACGGACCGCGACCcgcacgcgcgcgcatgcgcTCGAGCGGACCCCACCCGGGGGCCCCCCCTGACGTCGTCGTCATGGAAACGCCGCGGCCGCGCGCGCTTGGCTCTGGTTGCCTTGCTTCTGTGCGAGGCTCCGTGGCGCAACCGCGTAGGGGTGCAGCGGAGGACACGGGAGACCAGCTGAGGGTGCCAGCCGCGACCTCATCACTCTGCCTGCGCGCTCAGTCCTCGGCCAGCACCTGTTCAGGCCCCGCATGCTCCGCCAGATCCTCCCTGCGGCCTGGGCGCTGGTTCTCCACCGTGACCATTTACAGTGTCTGGCCGCCGCTGATTTCTACCTCGGGTCCATCCAGGGCTCATTCGTAAGGGAGACCAACCCTGGCAGCCAGACCTGAGCCGGCGGGAAATCGCGCGCCCAAACTGAGGGAGTGCGCCTTTCTGAAAGTCCTGACTAGAACCTGGGAGCCTCGTgatgggtgtggggtgtgggggtgggggtcagaagagggcctgGGGCGCTGCGCCATACTGGTTTGTCACTGTAGTGCCCTGCCCTGTCACGGTGTCTCCACCACCGTGCACAGCCGCGTCCGCAAGCTAGAGGAAGTCGTCTTTCCTCGGAAAGCAAGGCTCTGGAGAGGGTGTCCCTTCTGCAGCTTAGGCACATAGTCTCCCTTCCGATCTGTTTCATTCCAGGATCTAGACTGACCATGACCATGAGCCACGCTGGAAGGTCCAGGTGAGTCACCCCGCAGTTGATTCTTCccaggcacaccacacacacagtcttcagaAAAACCGCTGAGATTTCTATTCAGATCACCCAAACATGCCCCCAAAGGTCACCGCTGACAGGACGGAACTGTGCTCAAAACCACTGGACTGCCCAGGGCTGAGATTGCAGATGCCGGACAAATTGGCGTATCTCCAGGTGGGATCTCTTCCGTGAGTTTCAAAA
The sequence above is a segment of the Rattus rattus isolate New Zealand chromosome 11, Rrattus_CSIRO_v1, whole genome shotgun sequence genome. Coding sequences within it:
- the C11H4orf48 gene encoding neuropeptide-like protein C4orf48 homolog isoform X2; this translates as MAPAPRSLLSPPTLLLLLLLSLALLGARAEPAAGSAVPAQSRPCVDCHAFEFMQRALQDLRKTAYSLDARTETLLLQAERRALCACWPAGR
- the C11H4orf48 gene encoding neuropeptide-like protein C4orf48 homolog isoform X1 produces the protein MTTTSGGAPGWGPLERMRARAGRGPSFPSRPRCCSRFCEPRAAWAPSAMAPAPRSLLSPPTLLLLLLLSLALLGARAEPAAGSAVPAQSRPCVDCHAFEFMQRALQDLRKTAYSLDARTETLLLQAERRALCACWPAGR